In Schistosoma mansoni, WGS project CABG00000000 data, supercontig 0251, strain Puerto Rico, whole genome shotgun sequence, one DNA window encodes the following:
- a CDS encoding spliceosome-associated protein, putative, with protein sequence MSPVEEQQGDKPIQPKIGIIYPPPEVRNIVDKTASFVARNGPDFESRIRQNEISNPKFNFLNPADPYHAYYQHKVREFAEGRTPEPAALKLTIPSAARLAQDTPKSIQETFTPKDPPAEFEFVYDPPSINAVDIDIIKLTAQFVARNGRQFLTQLMSREQRNYQFDFLRAQHSMFGYFTKLVEQYTKILIPPKDVISKLEDELEKPKQLLDDVKYRVEWHKYQERQRKREEEAAERERVAYAMIDWHDFVVVETVDFQPNETGNFPLPTTPDEVGARLLAEERGLQPPLKPSAPPPPGSLGLMPTDIDDDTSDQELDESDDENEASGFSQPKGRGLVNHSPLPYPDETEKLVSDDIPTPPVTNMTDIAGEDDMELSDDENIAEEQVQQTKLSTKQVPLSSDQVIIRHDYDPKATSIRRAEDSVLLVSPFTGEKIPANQAPKHIKVGLLDPKWVEQRDREVREKRDQEQVYAAGNLIDSSLKQLAERRTDIFGVGVDEIQIGKKLGEQEILKSDKLIWDGYSATTDVVAKRNLEAVTVKDKLNLLEFQQKLDSARDKIGPQSGVLPALGIIPSVLHKPTILLPPPSIQSGVTQPPPPPPPPGLVMLSSAPPPLPPGLFPPGMPPPPGIAMPGFMPPHPPIPPPPLPPPTPANDGEPEAKRPRE encoded by the coding sequence ATGTCACCTGTCGAAGAACAACAGGGCGATAAACCTATCCAACCTAAAATTGGTATAATATATCCTCCACCTGAAGTAAGGAATATCGTCGATAAAACAGCCAGTTTTGTAGCACGTAATGGTCCAGACTTTGAATCTCGTATTCGTCAAAATGAAATTAGTAATCCAAAGTTCAATTTTCTGAATCCAGCTGATCCATACCACGCATATTATCAACACAAGGTTCGAGAGTTTGCTGAAGGGAGAACACCAGAACCTGCTGCTCTAAAATTGACTATTCCTAGTGCTGCTCGTCTTGCTCAAGATACTCCAAAATCAATTCAGGAAACATTTACTCCCAAGGATCCACCAGCCGAATTTGAATTTGTTTACGATCCACCTTCTATTAATGCAGTTGATATTGACATAATAAAACTTACAGCACAATTTGTTGCAAGAAACGGTCGGCAATTTTTAACTCAGTTAATGAGTCGAGAACAGAGGAATTATCAGTTTGACTTCCTCCGTGCTCAGCACAGTATGTTTGGTTATTTTACAAAACTTGTGGAACAGTACACTAAAATCTTGATACCACCTAAAGATGTTATCTCGAAATTAGAGGACGAGTTAGAGAAACCGAAACAACTGCTTGACGATGTAAAATATAGGGTTGAATGGCATAAGTATCAAGAACGTCAACGTAAGCGTGAGGAGGAGGCTGCAGAACGTGAACGTGTGGCGTACGCAATGATTGATTGGCACGACTTCGTGGTTGTTGAAACAGTTGACTTTCAACCAAACGAAACAGGTAATTTCCCTTTACCGACTACTCCTGATGAAGTTGGAGCACGCTTACTAGCCGAAGAACGTGGTCTTCAGCCTCCTTTGAAGCCCTCAGCCCCTCCACCCCCCGGTTCACTTGGATTAATGCCAACTGATATAGATGATGATACAAGTGATCAGGAATTAGATGAAtcagatgatgaaaatgaagcttCTGGATTTTCTCAACCTAAAGGCCGAGGTCTGGTCAATCATAGCCCTCTACCATATCCCGATGAGACAGAAAAGCTGGTTAGTGATGATATCCCAACCCCACCTGTTACTAATATGACTGATATAGCTGGAGAAGATGATATGGAGTTATCAGATGATGAGAATATTGCCGAAGAACAGGTTCaacaaacaaaattatcaaCAAAACAGGTACCATTGTCTTCTGATCAAGTCATTATTCGACATGACTACGATCCAAAAGCCACAAGTATTAGAAGAGCAGAGGATTCTGTGCTTTTGGTATCACCTTTCACTGGCGAGAAGATTCCTGCCAACCAAGCTCCGAAACATATTAAGGTTGGGCTACTCGATCCTAAGTGGGTTGAACAGCGTGATCGAGAGGTTCGCGAGAAACGTGACCAAGAACAAGTTTATGCTGCGGGAAATCTGATTGATAGTAGCTTAAAGCAGCTTGCTGAGCGTCGTACAGACATTTTCGGTGTAGGAGTTGATGAAATTCAAATTGGCAAGAAATTGGGAGAACAAGAAATACTCAAGTCTGATAAGCTAATTTGGGATGGTTACTCTGCTACTACAGATGTTGTTGCCAAAAGAAACTTAGAAGCAGTTACTGTTAAAGATAAGCTGAATTTATTAGAGTTTCAACAGAAATTGGATTCTGCTCGCGATAAAATTGGTCCTCAAAGTGGGGTGCTCCCTGCTCTGGGCATTATTCCTTCGGTACTTCATAAGCCGACAATATTGTTGCCACCACCGTCAATACAAAGTGGAGTTACACAACCTCCACCGCCCCCACCTCCTCCTGGTCTTGTAATGCTTTCCAGTGCTCCACCGCCATTACCACCTGGTCTATTTCCACCCGGGATGCCACCTCCACCCGGCATAGCTATGCCGGGTTTCATGCCTCCACACCCACCCATCCCACCACCACCACTTCCCCCCCCAACACCTGCTAATGATGGGGAACCGGAAGCAAAAAGACCGAGAGAATAG